A window of Piliocolobus tephrosceles isolate RC106 chromosome 13, ASM277652v3, whole genome shotgun sequence contains these coding sequences:
- the LOC111540193 gene encoding sodium/potassium-transporting ATPase subunit gamma: MTGLSMDGGGSPKGDVDPFYYDYETVRNGGLIFAGLAFIVGLLILLSRRFRCGANKKRRQITEDGL; this comes from the exons ATGACTGGCTTGTCGATGGACGGTG GTGGTAGCCCCAAAGGGGATGTGGACCCATTCTACTATG ACTATGAGACGGTCCGCAATGGGGGCCTGATCTTCGCCGGGCTGGCCTTCATCGTGGGACTCCTCATCCTCCTCA gCAGAAGATTCCGCTGCGGGGCCAATAAGAAGCGCAG GCAAATCACTGAAGATGGGCTGTAA